In Candidatus Hydrogenedens sp., the genomic window CTATCTATATACCAGTCAATTACAAGCCCACCCAGGAACCCTGCACCGGCACCCATTACAGTTCCGAAACCTGGTAGTGTGAAACTTCCTATTGTGGTGCCACCAGTTGCTCCCAAAAGCAATGGATAATAAGAATCAATCACACATCCTACTAAAAGACCCAATACAGGACTGACAATAGTAGGCAGGCTTGCATATATAGCATATATGTTGGCATCTTTCTTAAAGTTACTTTCTACACTTTGTGTAACGCGTTTAATCATAGTGTCTATCTTGTCCTTATCAATATTTAGTTCAGGATATTCATCAGAAACTTTTACTAAATTGTTTTTGAAATTGATGTAAAATTTATTTTCGTTTTCCTTTAATTCGCTAACATATTGTTCCTTTACATTATTGACTGCGGTTTCTAAATCGTCGGGACTAAATACCTTAGAATAGAATTTTTCCTTAATATAGTTTTCCAAATCTCCCTTTGTCCAGTGATAAAGAATTGCAAAATTGGATAAATCTTTTACGAATTCATTAATTTTCTGCTCATACCCATTAAAGTTTTCCGATAATATACTTATGCATTTTTTCTTTGATGCCTCGTTGCTTTGTACCAACTCCCTGTAAGGTTCAGATATGGTTTCTTTAAAGATTTTTTCCTTATCTATTGCTTTCGTTGCCTCTTTTGTTTCCGGTGAACTCAAAGGATTGAAACTTATAATAATCCAACAAACAATTAAGCAGGTTACGAATGTTACAATCGCGCTAACTAAACTTTTATAAAAAATATGAACTTTATCATTTATTTTTTCTTCTGTAGTTCTAATATTGTCTTGTCTCATGTTAACTTCTCCTTTTTTTGTCAAGGTTTTCCCGGTTTCTGTTTTATTCTGTTCTACGATGTTTAAATTCTGTTTATTCATATTTTACCTCCTAAATTTTTAACTGTTAGAGTCGAGCAATTTATGTGCCAAGTATGTCAAAAGCCGAAAATAATTTTTATAAGTATTTGATATTAATTAGTTTATAGTTTATATGTTTTTATTCTATTATAGATAGTCGGAAAAGAAATTCTGGTTTGAAAAATCAATTTTACTTTAAATCTTTCAATCTAAACTTAAATACTGCATAAAAAGAGAAACAAATATCATATACTGTCTATAAGAAAATATCTTTCAAAACAAACAGACTTTACAAAAAAGGAAATAGATTTGGTTGTATTTAATGTGAATTTAGGTGATTTGTGGGGATAGAAAATACAGGCAGGGGTGGTCGTTTTTAAAGACATGAGGAAAATTGATAGGGATATTTATCGGTTTTATCTCTTTCAACAATTCCATTTATTCTGCTGTATATTTGTGAATCGTTGGAGATGGGAATAACATATTATCACTTAATAACTCCATTTGTTCTGCTATGTATTCGTGAGGAAATTTAGTAGCCACGAAAACTGTCATTAGAAGATGCAACACCACCTCTTCGTTTTCAGGCTATGTATTTGTGAGGAAATTTAGAGCCATGAAAAGGGAAGATTATAGTTCTTAAATCGAAATTTTTTGAAGATTGAATGTTAATAAATCCTCATAATAAAAGATAAAAAACTCAAAAAATTTTTTATTTATTGTCCTAAATTATATAAAACCTCTGAAGAAATAGAGTTTTTAGAGTGGTAATTAAATTTTTAAATATAAGGCAACAAATAACTTACAAGTATTAAAAATTTTTTCAAAAAAATTTTAAAAAAGGTATTGACAAACGGGAAAAATAATTGTATTATATTAGTAATACAGTAATACATAAGGATTCTAATTATGATTCGGATTAATACTCAAGATGGAACGCCGATATATATTCAGATTGTTCGGCAGTTCAAATATCTAATTGCAACAGGTTCTTTGAAGGATGGAGATGAGTTGCCTCCTGTCCGCACATTGGCACAACAATTATTAATAAATCCTAATACGGTAGCGAAGGCATATCGGGAACTTGAAAGTCAAGGAATGATTTATACGCGTCCTGGTGCGGGTACCTATGTGGCTCCTAAACGAATTTTGTTTTCGGATGAGGAACGATACCGCATTGTTTATGAACATATAGATTCATTATTGGTTGTAGCAAAACACCTTAACTTTTCATTAAAAAAGTTATTAGATCTTATACAAATCCGTGCAGAACAAATAAAACTGAATATAGAAGAGGAGAAAGACCATGACTAATCAAATCAAACAACAAAAAGATTCTGTTATTGTTAGAACCGAAAACTTGTGTAAGCATTTTGGGAAAAAGTGTGCGTTGGATGATGTAACTATAGAAGTGTCGCAGGGACGCGTATTTGGATTGGTAGGAGAGAATGGAGCGGGTAAGACGACTCTGATACATCATATCTTAGGTACTTATACAGCAGAGAAAGGTTCTGTCTCGGTTTTTGGTTTAAATCCGGTGAAGTATTCGAAAGAGGTATTAAGTCGCATTGGCTACCTGTCCGAAACACGCGACCTCCCCCGATGGATGAGTATTCAGCAGTTAATCCGATATATGGCTGCCTTTTATCCCAATTGGGATATGTCCTATTCAAACCAGTTATTGGAACAGTTTGAATTAGACCCGAAGCGTAAGATACGGGCATTATCGCGGGGAGAATTGGCACGAACGGGGTTGCTGGTAGCATTATCGCATCGTCCAGAGTTGCTGTTATTGGATGAACCATCATCAGGCTTGGACCCAGTAGCAAGGATGGATATTTTGTCAGCCGTGGTTCGTTCCGTAGCGGAAGAAGGAAGGACTGTTTTATTTTCTTCCCATTTATTAGATGAGGTCGAGCGGGTTTCAGACGATGTATGCATGCTTCATCACGGCAGGATTGTTATGAACGGCAGTCTGGAAGAGATAAAATCCCGACACCATTTGTTGGAACTGAAAACGAATAGCAGTAAATTGAATTTTGAAAATATTCCCGGTGTGATACGAATAAACGCAATGGGTCATGGGTATCGGGTGTTGTATAGAGGGAATGAAAAAGAAGGGAAAGAGCAAATAGAACAACAAGGTGGAGAAATAATTAATATCGCTGTTCCGTCGCTGGAGGAAATTTTTATTGCTTATGTGAAAAAACAATATAAGGAGTAACTTTTATGAAACTTAACTCACCGTGGAAAGCGTTGTTGTGGGAAGAATTATATGTAGGGGGGAGTATTGTAGGTTTAGTTTTAATAATATGTGCTTATGTTGCTCTTTCCTGTCGTATTTTTGCGTCTGTGTATCTTGTAGATTGGCAAGATGTGGACACATGTTTTTATCTGGTTGTATATGCCATATCAATTCTTTTACTCCTTCAGATAGGGAATTCCGGGGAGATGCATGTTGGCTTTCCTCGCAGAATATTGTATCTTCCTGTATCTTCTTCTTTAGTTGTAACGGTGTCTCTATTTACACGATTATTATTGATTGTTCTCTTTACCCTTTGCTCTCGGTTTATAGGGGCTTTTCTTTTATTAGACGATGAATTTTCCAGGTTATATAGTTATGAATACATAAATACATTTCTTGATTTTTTCCCTCTTGAAATTCGTTTTTATATTCCTTTAATTTTTCCTTCCATTGTGCACGGGGTTGTATATCTAACTATTCAATTTTTATGTTGGTTTTTTGTTCTTTCACCTTTTCTGGCAGGAGTAATTATATTTCTTTCGATTTTTACATGGTTAACATTAATAATTTTAGGCGATACAACTTTTATTGGTGATTTGTTTTCCTTTTTATTCGGTTTATTACCTCTTACAGGTGCAAAATATGGGAACAAAATATCTTATTTTGCCAACAATTACTTTCTATTTTTTGGATTGATACTTCTTTATACGGGTATTATCTGGTTTTTAAGTGTAAAGATTACTTCAGAGGTAAGGGCTGGTTCACGAAAAGATTTAAGTGCTTTACTTCCTCTGAATATTCTTAATATTCTAAATAAGTTAAAACCAGATATGTTTATAAAAAATTTTCCGAATAGTCGTATTGCTCAGGTCTGGTTTGAATTGAGAAATAATGGACTGGTGATTCCTGTATGGACTTTGATTTTTTGGTTGTTACTTTTTTCCCTTTATATTTCTATTATGTTTGTATTATTAGCAATCCAGGGGAAAACTTTCTTCCGCTATTCATACTTACAGGATATACTATTTTTGTTGTTCCCTCTGGTTGCTTTAATACTATCGGGTATTGTCTGGCATTTAAAAGTTAGCCGACGGAGGAAAAGGGATTATAGAGCAGGGGTATATTCGTTATCTCATATTCCTATAACTCGTAAAGAGCGAATTTATGCTTATTGGTTAGCAGGGAATATAAACCTCCTTATAACATTAATTAGTATCTGGATTGTTGAGTTTATCTATTTTTATTGGAAGTTTAAGATACATGTTTTACCGGACCCTTCTCAGGCAGATTTATTTCCCTCCATTTTTCAACTGCCTTTTTCTGATATGAGTTCGTTCATAATACCGCTGATGATATTTATTACCGGGATTACTATAACTTGTGGGGTAATCGTCTGGTTAATTATGTTTAATCCCTCAAGTATTCTTATCTCTTCATTTCTTATCCTCTGTCTGATTATATTTTTATATCCGCCTCTTCTTCCTTATACAATTAAAGAAGGATTTTTGATACTATATCATCTTTTTGAGATAGGAGAAGTAATTAGTTGGTTCATTTCTTTTATTAGCAATTTACTGATTAGTATTATCCCCGTATGTAGAATATCTTCTCTTTCTTTTCCTTATGTTGTTTTTCACGCAGTTTATTTTTACTATTTTATTATGTTTTTTGTCTATTTATTTATTGCATTTCGATCCCGTTTGTTGGGTAAAAAAGAAAGAATTTGCCTGCTTATTATTTTCCTGAGTATTTTTGTTTGTATAATGCCATGGCAATATCTGGGGAGTATAGATATATCTATATTTGCAGGGACATATTTATTTTTATCTGCAATCTTAACTATGACATGGCTTAAAATTTTGTTATTTGCTTATGGTTATAACTGGAAAACGCCGATTAGAAGTTTTTCGAAAAAACACGAAGATTTTCCAAAAACAGAAGAGCGGGTCTCATTTTTATTTTTCGGATATTTACTCCCTATCTTCTTTGCAATCTTAATACTTATTTCCCATTCACAAACAGGGACCTATAAAAAATGTATTGCATATTTTAGAGGAAATTCCCTGCCTACTACCTTGAAGGAAATGAATGAAAAATACCAGTCTGTTTCAAAGAATGAAAACCTCGCCATAAAATACTTTGATTTATTTCCACTGCGAAATAAGATTGAAATGGCAGAAATGAATTATAAGAAAGAACATCAGAAGGAGATTGATGAAAAATTTAAAACGGATGAAGAAAATTATCTGAGTATGATATTAAACAGGTCTTATAGGGATATAATGAAGTACGACAAGCCTATACCTGAAAATGTTTTTTGGGTATATAAAGAACTTTATGAGAAGTTATATAGAGAACTAACACAAAAACTTCATGAAATTGCTGAAAGTGGTTTAAATAAAGGATATTATCCTGTTGATTTAACTAAAGGTTTTTCTATGGAATTGAATCATCTTGCAATATTGAGGGATTTTATGTGGAAGTTAGGATTGGAGGCTATTATAAGTGCTATAGATGGTGATTACGAGAATATGTTACGGGCATTTCGAAGTAGTGCCTCTATTTATAATTCTCTGAAAGATGAGCCTGTATATATTTCCCAACTTGTTCGTATTGCCATGTTTCAGATTGTCTATGAGAATGTGCAATGGATTATTAATCATCAAGAATTACCCGAGGAGGTTCTTTTAAGATTAAGTAATATTATTCAAGATTTTATGGTGCCAACTGAAGAAAGGTCTTTACTTAATTGGAGTTTGCACACGGAATTGCTAATGGTTCTGTCTGTTTTGCCTATGTTTAATAGAGAGGAAGTTTTAATTGATTATAGTTCTTGGGGATGGGAGCTTAGATATTCTGAAAAAAAACCATTAAGAAAGATAATAAAGTCATGGGCGTCTCTTTTTGATGTGTTATATCCGGTAGACATAGAAAGAATGGTGGTGGTGAATTTATATACTGCTTTGAGAAAAACGGCTACAAATGT contains:
- a CDS encoding ABC transporter ATP-binding protein, giving the protein MTNQIKQQKDSVIVRTENLCKHFGKKCALDDVTIEVSQGRVFGLVGENGAGKTTLIHHILGTYTAEKGSVSVFGLNPVKYSKEVLSRIGYLSETRDLPRWMSIQQLIRYMAAFYPNWDMSYSNQLLEQFELDPKRKIRALSRGELARTGLLVALSHRPELLLLDEPSSGLDPVARMDILSAVVRSVAEEGRTVLFSSHLLDEVERVSDDVCMLHHGRIVMNGSLEEIKSRHHLLELKTNSSKLNFENIPGVIRINAMGHGYRVLYRGNEKEGKEQIEQQGGEIINIAVPSLEEIFIAYVKKQYKE
- a CDS encoding GntR family transcriptional regulator — its product is MIRINTQDGTPIYIQIVRQFKYLIATGSLKDGDELPPVRTLAQQLLINPNTVAKAYRELESQGMIYTRPGAGTYVAPKRILFSDEERYRIVYEHIDSLLVVAKHLNFSLKKLLDLIQIRAEQIKLNIEEEKDHD